A part of Capsicum annuum cultivar UCD-10X-F1 chromosome 6, UCD10Xv1.1, whole genome shotgun sequence genomic DNA contains:
- the LOC107867957 gene encoding pentatricopeptide repeat-containing protein At2g22070, with amino-acid sequence MDNQNSQSFGSQSHFYVSFIQESLKSKDRFSIKLIHGRIIKSGVHLTAFLMNNLINGYAKTGFLYARKVFDVMPVRDISSWNTLLSVYSKQGVINEARSIFNEMPCRDSVSWTTMIAGYNYVGRFQVAIRMFIEMVGAGVLPTQYTFTSVLASCAEIRALYEGRRVHSFVVKFGWSGYVSVANSLLNMYAKSGDTNAARIVFDRITVKNTSSWNTLISLHMQTGQVDLALAQFEQMNARDIVSWNSMITGYSQHGFDILALNMFSKMLEESSLEPDRYTLASVLSACAKLGELNVGKQIHARLIRTEFDMSGAVGNSLICMYSRCGSLDIARKILEDNRKSSVNVIAFTALLDGYIKLGDISPARKIFDSLKDRDVVVWTAMIVGYVQNGLNDDAMELFRLMVKEGPDPNNYTLAAMLSVCSSMASLNHGKQIHSAAIKAGEALSVSVSNALITMYAKAGNISCARKVFDMIHLNRDTVSWTSMILALAQHGLGNEALQLYENMLALGMKPDHITYVGVLTACTHVGLVAQGRSYYTMMKEIHGIEPTSSHCACMIDLFGRAGLLEEAQDFIENMPIEPDVIAWGSLLSSCRVHKKVELAKVAADRLLSIDPENSGAYSALANVYSACGKWDEAAKIRKSMRHKQVKKEQGFSWIQIKNIVHVFGVEDGLHPQRDAIYNTMEKIWKDIKKMGFIPDTESVLHDLDYEVKEQILRHHSEKLAIAFGLINTPESTTLRIMKNLRVCNDCHSAIKFISKLVGREIIVRDATRFHHFKGGSCSCSDYW; translated from the coding sequence ATGGATAATCAAAACTCACAATCCTTTGGCTCTCAGTCACATTTCTACGTATCATTTATCCAAGAAAGCCTTAAATCAAAAGACCGATTTTCCATTAAGTTAATCCATGGTCGTATAATCAAATCGGGCGTCCATTTAACTGCTTTCCTTATGAATAATCTCATCAATGGGTATGCGAAAACCGGGTTTTTATATGCTCGTAAAGTGTTTGATGTAATGCCTGTGAGAGATATTTCTTCTTGGAATACCCTTTTATCTGTGTATTCGAAACAAGGTGTAATTAATGAAGCCCGTTCAATATTTAATGAAATGCCTTGTAGGGATTCTGTTTCATGGACTACTATGATCGCTGGGTACAATTACGTTGGCCGTTTTCAGGTTGCAATTCGGATGTTTATTGAGATGGTTGGGGCTGGTGTTTTGCCGACACAGTACACGTTTACCAGTGTTCTTGCATCGTGTGCTGAAATTAGAGCGTTATACGAGGGTCGGAGAGTTCATTCTTTTGTTGTTAAGTTTGGGTGGAGTGGTTATGTTTCTGTCGCAAATTCTCTGTTGAATATGTATGCCAAGTCAGGGGATACGAATGCAGCTCGTATTGTTTTTGACAGGATAACAGTGAAGAACACCTCGAGCTGGAATACGTTGATCTCGTTGCATATGCAGACTGGTCAGGTGGATTTAGCATTGGCACAATTTGAGCAAATGAATGCGCGTGACATAGTTTCATGGAACTCAATGATTACGGGCTACAGTCAGCATGGGTTCGACATTCTAGCTCTTAATATGTTCTCTAAAATGCTTGAAGAATCTTCGTTGGAACCTGATAGATATACTTTAGCCAGTGTTTTATCAGCTTGTGCTAAGCTTGGGGAATTAAATGTAGGAAAACAAATCCATGCTCGTCTTATCAGAACTGAATTTGACATGTCAGGAGCAGTTGGGAATTCTTTGATTTGCATGTATTCCCGATGTGGCAGCTTAGACATTGCTCGAAAAATATTAGAAGATAATAGAAAGTCCAGTGTAAATGTAATTGCATTTACAGCTCTACTGGATGGGTACATAAAGCTTGGTGATATAAGTCCAGCAAGGAAGATTTTTGATTCATTGAAGGACCGTGATGTAGTTGTTTGGACAGCCATGATTGTCGGTTATGTTCAAAATGGCCTTAATGATGATGCGATGGAACTCTTTAGGTTAATGGTCAAAGAAGGGCCAGACCCCAATAATTATACTCTAGCAGCAATGTTAAGTGTCTGTTCAAGCATGGCATCCTTAAATCATGGTAAACAAATCCACTCGGCAGCCATTAAGGCAGGGGAAGCATTATCAGTTTCCGTTAGCAATGCCCTGATAACTATGTATGCCAAGGCTGGAAATATCTCCTGTGCAAGGAAAGTATTTGATATGATACACCTGAATAGAGACACAGTCTCTTGGACTTCAATGATCTTGGCTTTAGCTCAGCATGGACTTGGAAATGAAGCCTTACAATTGTATGAGAATATGCTTGCACTTGGAATGAAGCCTGATCATATAACGTATGTTGGTGTTCTTACTGCTTGCACACATGTAGGATTGGTTGCTCAAGGCCGTAGTTATTACACAATgatgaaagagatccatggaATTGAACCCACGTCAAGCCATTGTGCTTGCATGATTGACCTCTTTGGTCGTGCCGGGTTGCTAGAAGAAGCACAAGACTTCATTGAAAATATGCCAATCGAACCAGATGTGATTGCATGGGGTTCTCTTTTATCATCTTGTAGAGTTCACAAAAAGGTGGAGCTAGCAAAAGTTGCAGCTGACAGATTGCTTTCGATTGATCCTGAAAATAGCGGGGCCTACTCAGCACTTGCTAACGTGTATTCCGCTTGTGGGAAATGGGATGAAGCTGCTAAGATCAGAAAATCGATGAGGCATAAACAGGTCAAGAAAGAACAAGGATTTAGCTGGATCCAAATAAAAAACATAGTCCATGTCTTTGGGGTAGAAGATGGGCTTCATCCGCAGAGAGATGCTATTTACAATACAATGGAAAAAATCTGGAAAGATATCAAAAAGATGGGATTCATTCCAGACACCGAGTCAGTGCTGCATGAtcttgattatgaggtgaaaGAGCAGATTCTTAGACATCATAGTGAGAAGCTTGCAATTGCATTTGGGTTGATAAATACCCCGGAGAGCACTACTTTAAGGATCATGAAGAACCTTCGCGTTTGTAATGACTGTCACTCGGCAATCAAATTTATCTCCAAGCTTGTAGGGAGAGAAATCATTGTGAGGGATGCCACTCGTTTTCACCATTTCAAAGGAGGTTCCTGCTCGTGTAGTGACTATTGGTAG